A genome region from Pseudomonadota bacterium includes the following:
- a CDS encoding cyanophycin synthetase, with translation MIEWFKKHVYAAISERYMHGCSNYNDLEVRRSCRSKEQGRTRFAEGGVPHARGLVFFNPWKAHRFAKEHGFPLVIKPNVSGYSRGSYFPITNFRDLWKAMALARIWWPRTVVEQYLEGPNYRVVTVKGKIMSVIQRYPPFVIGNGRDTVSALIDAENAIRESMALYGGMFPISKGELVVKHLKKHGHTLDSVPADGERVECFHRVALAPGGVVHAIESETVHPDNLELFLHVLELFKANILGIDVIFERGIEESHKTQRCIVLEVNSRPYLKMHDYPRYGKKHDLSGYYAELDQLAVNQPHTF, from the coding sequence GTGATCGAGTGGTTCAAGAAGCACGTGTACGCCGCGATCAGCGAGCGTTACATGCACGGCTGCAGCAACTACAACGACCTCGAGGTGCGCCGCAGCTGCCGTTCCAAGGAACAGGGCCGCACCCGCTTCGCCGAAGGCGGTGTGCCGCACGCGCGCGGGCTGGTGTTCTTCAACCCGTGGAAGGCCCACCGGTTCGCCAAGGAACACGGCTTTCCGTTGGTCATCAAACCGAATGTCAGCGGCTATTCCCGCGGCAGCTATTTCCCGATCACCAATTTCCGGGACCTCTGGAAAGCCATGGCACTGGCGCGGATCTGGTGGCCGCGAACCGTGGTCGAGCAGTACCTCGAAGGGCCCAACTACCGTGTGGTGACGGTCAAGGGCAAGATCATGTCGGTGATCCAGCGCTACCCGCCGTTCGTCATCGGCAACGGGCGCGACACGGTCTCGGCGCTGATCGATGCGGAGAACGCGATACGCGAATCGATGGCGCTCTACGGGGGCATGTTCCCCATCAGCAAAGGCGAGCTGGTGGTCAAACACCTGAAAAAGCACGGCCACACACTCGACAGCGTGCCGGCCGACGGTGAGCGTGTCGAGTGTTTTCACCGGGTCGCGCTCGCCCCGGGCGGCGTCGTCCACGCCATCGAAAGCGAGACCGTGCACCCGGACAACCTCGAGCTGTTCCTGCACGTGCTCGAGCTGTTCAAGGCGAACATCCTCGGCATCGACGTGATATTCGAGCGCGGCATCGAGGAGAGTCACAAGACGCAGCGCTGCATCGTCCTGGAAGTGAACTCGCGGCCGTACCTCAAGATGCACGACTACCCGCGCTACGGGAAGAAGCACGACCTGTCAGGTTACTACGCCGAGCTGGATCAACTGGCTGTGAACCAACCGCACACCTTCTGA
- a CDS encoding FAD-dependent oxidoreductase produces the protein MATFPERAKVVIIGQGGIVGASVAHHLIERGWDDIVGIDTSAIPTDVGSTAHASDFCYATAHDNFTCYTTLYSIDFFEKRGHYAKVGGLEVARVGDDERLGELKRKVASGKAFGTRATMISAAEAKAKFPLLEEDMITGALWDPDAGLVTPRSQTVAGELVEEGVKTGKLAAFANTACTGLVIEDGRIKGVETSRGTVLCDYVVNCAGLWGRLIAEMAGEDLPVMPVDHPLTFFGPYTEFEGTGKEIGYPLLRDQGNSAYLRDTGDPTTAEGGQLEWGYYEEKDPRMCHPRDLLSKEDARLSPSQRDLELDQVIEPLERAMELTPALAELGYDEKYSFNGLLQVTADGGPSIGESTAVRGLWHAIAVWVKDGPGTGKVIADWMTDGRTAVDHHSIDVARLYPFQQEEQYIADRCYESAFKIYNPAVHDREPYSKGRSVRQPPFHEREVALGGHFMELAGWERAHGYASNEHLLAEYGDRVPVREHEWDNRHFWRVSNAEHLKLSDDVGMINLCHFAEFDVQGPDAEALLEWACVAKVGGTTPINKGVYTHFLDDTGGVMADLTVLRLAEDHYRVIDGADAGHRDMVYTRRLIEDKGFDATVTDTSEDYGCIGVWGPNARTTLEQIAADPADLGNDAFPFAAIRHITLGGVEVMALRLSYVGEQGWELHFRMADGLALWDAIHGLGVTPVGIETYANTRRMEKSLRLQNADLLTDYNLLEADLARPKVKDADFRGKAAYLEHRARDHQPAMLCTLSMIDNTDPNGVKRYPLGNLPIMDPDSGEVLVDALGRRSYTTSIAFGPTLGKNIALAYLPHAYCEVGRTLHMDYMGDTYPVRVDAIGYGSLYDPEHAKPRS, from the coding sequence ATGGCCACGTTTCCCGAACGCGCCAAGGTCGTCATCATCGGTCAGGGCGGTATCGTCGGCGCCTCGGTTGCGCACCACCTGATCGAGCGCGGCTGGGACGACATCGTCGGCATCGACACCTCCGCCATTCCGACCGACGTTGGCTCAACCGCCCACGCCTCGGACTTCTGCTACGCGACCGCACACGACAACTTCACGTGCTACACCACGCTCTACAGCATCGACTTCTTCGAGAAGCGCGGCCACTACGCGAAGGTCGGTGGGCTCGAGGTGGCGCGCGTCGGGGACGACGAACGGCTCGGTGAGCTCAAGCGCAAGGTGGCTTCGGGCAAGGCATTTGGCACACGCGCGACCATGATCTCCGCGGCCGAGGCGAAGGCGAAGTTCCCCCTGCTCGAGGAAGACATGATCACTGGCGCGCTCTGGGACCCGGACGCCGGGCTCGTGACGCCGCGCTCGCAGACCGTGGCCGGCGAGCTGGTTGAAGAGGGTGTGAAGACCGGCAAACTTGCCGCCTTCGCCAACACCGCCTGCACCGGGCTGGTGATCGAAGACGGGCGGATCAAAGGCGTCGAGACCTCGCGCGGTACCGTCCTCTGCGACTATGTGGTCAACTGCGCCGGCCTCTGGGGCCGCCTGATCGCCGAGATGGCCGGCGAGGACTTGCCAGTGATGCCGGTCGACCACCCGCTGACCTTCTTCGGCCCCTACACGGAATTCGAGGGCACGGGCAAGGAAATCGGCTACCCGCTGTTGCGCGACCAGGGCAACTCGGCCTACCTGCGTGACACCGGCGATCCGACCACCGCCGAGGGCGGGCAACTCGAGTGGGGTTACTACGAAGAGAAAGACCCGCGCATGTGCCACCCGCGCGACCTCCTCTCGAAGGAAGACGCGCGCTTGTCACCGTCACAGCGGGACCTCGAGCTCGACCAGGTCATCGAGCCGCTCGAGCGCGCAATGGAGCTCACCCCGGCGCTCGCGGAGCTCGGCTACGACGAGAAGTACTCGTTCAACGGCCTGCTGCAGGTCACGGCTGACGGTGGCCCCTCGATCGGCGAATCCACCGCCGTGCGCGGTCTCTGGCACGCGATCGCGGTCTGGGTGAAAGACGGTCCGGGCACCGGCAAGGTCATCGCCGACTGGATGACCGACGGGCGCACCGCCGTCGACCACCACAGCATCGACGTCGCCCGCCTCTACCCGTTTCAGCAGGAGGAACAGTACATCGCCGACCGCTGTTACGAATCGGCCTTCAAGATCTACAACCCGGCGGTGCACGACCGCGAGCCGTACTCCAAGGGCCGCAGTGTGCGCCAACCGCCGTTCCACGAGCGCGAGGTTGCGCTCGGAGGGCATTTCATGGAACTCGCCGGGTGGGAGCGCGCGCACGGCTACGCGAGCAACGAACACCTGCTGGCCGAGTACGGCGACCGCGTGCCGGTGCGCGAGCACGAGTGGGACAACCGCCATTTCTGGCGTGTGTCGAACGCCGAACACCTGAAGCTCTCCGACGACGTCGGCATGATCAACCTCTGCCACTTTGCCGAGTTCGACGTACAGGGGCCGGACGCCGAGGCCCTGCTCGAGTGGGCCTGTGTGGCCAAGGTTGGCGGCACCACGCCGATCAACAAGGGCGTCTACACCCACTTCCTCGATGACACCGGCGGTGTGATGGCCGACCTCACCGTGCTGCGGCTCGCCGAGGACCACTACCGCGTGATCGACGGCGCCGACGCCGGCCACCGCGACATGGTCTACACGCGGCGCCTGATCGAGGACAAGGGCTTCGACGCGACCGTCACGGACACGTCCGAGGACTACGGCTGCATCGGCGTCTGGGGACCGAACGCGCGCACGACCCTCGAGCAGATTGCCGCCGACCCGGCGGACCTCGGCAACGACGCCTTCCCCTTCGCCGCGATTCGCCATATCACCCTCGGCGGGGTCGAGGTGATGGCACTGCGTCTCTCCTACGTCGGGGAGCAAGGCTGGGAGTTGCATTTCAGGATGGCCGACGGCCTCGCGCTCTGGGATGCGATCCACGGCCTGGGTGTGACGCCCGTCGGCATCGAGACCTACGCCAACACACGGCGGATGGAGAAGAGCCTGCGGTTGCAGAACGCCGACCTGCTGACCGACTACAACCTGCTCGAGGCGGACCTTGCCCGCCCCAAGGTCAAGGACGCGGATTTCCGCGGCAAGGCCGCCTACCTCGAACACCGCGCGCGGGACCACCAGCCGGCGATGCTCTGCACGCTCTCGATGATCGACAACACCGACCCCAACGGTGTCAAACGCTACCCGCTGGGCAACCTGCCGATCATGGACCCGGACAGCGGCGAGGTGCTGGTCGATGCACTCGGCCGACGGAGCTACACCACCTCGATCGCCTTCGGCCCGACCCTCGGCAAGAACATCGCGCTCGCCTACCTGCCACACGCCTACTGCGAGGTCGGCCGGACCCTGCACATGGACTACATGGGCGACACCTACCCGGTGCGCGTGGACGCCATCGGTTACGGTTCCCTGTACGACCCGGAACACGCCAAGCCGCGCTCGTGA